The following coding sequences are from one Romeriopsis navalis LEGE 11480 window:
- the pstA gene encoding phosphate ABC transporter permease PstA translates to MSDSQPFISRSLQRNPWAPRTLFSSSMSVISTLCAVIAVIPLFSVLYMVISKGFSRFNLDLFTQIQPAALSDGGGLLNALQGTFYTVSIATLLAVPIGVLAAVFLAEFVRDTKLARWIGFATNVLSGVPSIVAGTFVYSLLVLTTKQFSAFAGGVALAVLMLPVIVRTATEALELVPQELRQAAVGLGASRFQTVSRVVLPAALPGIITGAMLGVARAAGETAPVLFTALGSQYLSNSIWEPAATLSLRVYNFATSPYKNLQDLAWAGALLLVLMVLVANILSRLLVQRRA, encoded by the coding sequence ATGAGTGATAGTCAGCCGTTCATTTCACGTTCTTTGCAGCGCAATCCGTGGGCGCCGCGAACGTTGTTTTCCAGTTCGATGAGTGTGATTTCGACGCTCTGCGCCGTGATTGCTGTGATTCCCTTGTTCTCCGTTCTGTATATGGTGATTTCCAAGGGATTTTCGCGGTTCAATCTCGATCTGTTTACGCAAATTCAGCCAGCAGCATTGTCCGACGGTGGTGGTTTGCTTAATGCGTTGCAGGGAACCTTCTATACGGTCAGCATTGCGACTTTGTTGGCCGTGCCGATCGGGGTTTTGGCGGCGGTGTTCCTGGCGGAGTTTGTCCGGGATACAAAGTTGGCCCGCTGGATTGGGTTTGCCACGAATGTCTTGAGCGGGGTGCCGTCGATCGTCGCCGGTACCTTTGTCTATAGTCTGTTGGTGCTGACCACAAAGCAGTTCTCGGCGTTTGCTGGGGGTGTGGCGTTGGCGGTGCTGATGTTGCCGGTGATTGTGCGAACGGCGACGGAAGCGCTGGAATTGGTGCCGCAGGAATTACGCCAGGCCGCCGTGGGTTTGGGCGCAAGTCGATTTCAGACCGTTTCCCGCGTGGTCCTGCCGGCGGCCTTGCCGGGAATTATTACGGGGGCGATGCTGGGTGTGGCCCGGGCCGCTGGGGAAACGGCGCCGGTGCTGTTTACCGCCCTGGGGTCGCAGTATCTTAGCAATAGCATCTGGGAGCCTGCTGCGACGCTCTCCTTACGGGTGTATAACTTTGCGACTTCTCCCTACAAAAACCTCCAGGATTTGGCTTGGGCCGGGGCATTGCTCTTGGTGTTGATGGTGCTAGTCGCGAATATTTTGTCCCGCTTGCTGGTGCAGCGGCGGGCTTAG
- the pstC gene encoding phosphate ABC transporter permease subunit PstC, producing the protein MALSSEKPVIASEMRRERSPLSRKLDTGFVWLTGVFAISLAVILLTIAIQVGYRALPAMQEFGLGFLVTQRWDPVNDIYGALPQIYGTLVSSFIGLILALPIGLGVAIFLSEDFLPTKIQRPIVFLVELLAAIPSVVYGLWGIFVLIPILRNMGVALNGGLSWIPLFSSAPTGPGMYVAGVILAIMILPIIAAISRDALVAVPDTLRQAAYGLSATRWETILKIIMPAAFSGIVGGTMLALGRAMGETMAVTMVIGNANKIKPSLFDQGSTISSLLANQFAEADGLQISSLMYAAFVLFLITLIVNVLAELIVRRIRTKV; encoded by the coding sequence ATGGCCCTGTCTTCAGAAAAGCCGGTAATTGCGTCGGAAATGCGGCGTGAGCGCTCTCCCCTTTCCCGGAAACTTGATACCGGTTTTGTTTGGTTAACCGGTGTTTTCGCCATTAGTTTGGCTGTGATTTTATTGACGATCGCGATTCAGGTGGGCTACCGCGCCTTGCCCGCGATGCAAGAATTTGGCTTGGGATTTTTGGTGACGCAGCGGTGGGATCCCGTCAACGACATCTATGGCGCATTGCCGCAGATTTATGGCACCCTCGTTAGCTCGTTTATTGGCTTGATCTTGGCCTTGCCGATCGGCCTGGGCGTGGCGATTTTTCTGAGTGAAGACTTTTTGCCCACCAAAATCCAGCGCCCGATCGTCTTTCTCGTTGAATTGCTGGCCGCGATTCCCAGCGTGGTGTATGGTCTATGGGGAATTTTCGTGCTGATTCCGATTTTGCGGAATATGGGCGTTGCTTTGAATGGCGGTCTGAGCTGGATTCCGCTGTTTAGTTCAGCTCCGACTGGGCCCGGTATGTATGTGGCGGGCGTGATCCTGGCCATCATGATCTTGCCAATTATCGCCGCGATTTCCCGTGATGCTTTGGTCGCTGTACCTGATACGCTGCGCCAAGCGGCCTACGGTCTGAGTGCGACCCGTTGGGAGACGATTCTCAAAATCATTATGCCGGCCGCATTTTCCGGTATTGTTGGCGGAACGATGTTGGCCTTGGGCCGGGCGATGGGTGAAACCATGGCGGTCACGATGGTGATCGGTAATGCGAACAAAATCAAACCATCACTGTTTGATCAAGGGTCGACGATCTCGTCACTGCTCGCGAACCAGTTTGCCGAAGCGGATGGCTTGCAGATTTCGTCTTTGATGTATGCCGCCTTTGTCCTGTTTTTGATTACCCTGATTGTCAATGTGCTGGCGGAGCTAATTGTGCGTCGGATTCGGACCAAAGTTTAG
- the pstS gene encoding phosphate ABC transporter substrate-binding protein PstS — MALSRSNTRWATSASLFALTVSLTACGGSSTQAPTAPGSSSTGGGSSSGVALKGAGASAPAPLYQKWFAEYAQKTGTKIGYESVGSGAGIKQYLAETVDFGATDAALKDKDRAKFPAKRGSVIQVPSTGLFVVFAHNLEGVTDLKLSRDAYCGIVDGSVTKWNDAKITADNAGVDLPDSPITFVHRSDGSGTTSIFTKHIEKACSNWKAGAGKAIEWPTGTGAKGNEGVTAQIQQTPGAIGYIEYSYANENGLNMAALKNKAGEYVKPTPESAGKALSGVKIPDDFALSVPDPEAEGAYPIVSLTWLLIYGQYDDASKSEEIKKFVTWAMKEGKPAAEKLGYIPLPEDVSAKVIEAVEAAK; from the coding sequence ATGGCACTGTCTCGATCGAACACCCGTTGGGCAACTTCTGCTTCCCTGTTTGCCCTAACTGTGAGCCTTACTGCTTGTGGTGGCTCTTCCACCCAAGCCCCAACTGCTCCAGGTTCCTCATCCACTGGCGGTGGTTCTAGTTCTGGCGTTGCCCTCAAGGGTGCGGGTGCCAGTGCGCCCGCACCGCTCTACCAAAAGTGGTTTGCGGAGTACGCGCAGAAAACTGGTACGAAGATCGGTTATGAATCGGTTGGTAGTGGCGCTGGTATTAAGCAGTATCTCGCCGAGACGGTTGATTTTGGTGCGACGGATGCGGCGCTGAAGGATAAGGATCGGGCGAAGTTTCCAGCCAAGCGCGGTAGCGTCATCCAGGTCCCTTCAACGGGGCTGTTTGTGGTGTTTGCCCACAACCTGGAAGGTGTGACTGATTTGAAGCTTTCGCGTGACGCTTACTGCGGCATCGTCGATGGTTCAGTGACGAAATGGAACGATGCCAAGATCACGGCCGATAATGCCGGTGTGGATCTACCGGATTCACCGATTACCTTTGTCCATCGTTCGGATGGTAGTGGTACAACCTCGATCTTTACCAAGCATATCGAAAAGGCCTGCTCTAACTGGAAAGCTGGTGCTGGTAAAGCGATCGAATGGCCCACGGGTACTGGTGCGAAGGGCAATGAAGGCGTCACGGCCCAAATTCAGCAAACACCGGGCGCGATCGGGTATATCGAGTATTCCTACGCCAATGAGAACGGCCTGAACATGGCGGCGCTCAAGAATAAAGCGGGTGAGTATGTTAAGCCCACGCCCGAATCGGCGGGTAAAGCCCTTTCCGGTGTGAAGATTCCGGATGACTTTGCCTTGTCGGTGCCCGACCCTGAAGCGGAAGGTGCTTACCCGATCGTCAGCCTGACTTGGTTGTTGATCTATGGCCAGTACGATGATGCTTCGAAGTCTGAAGAGATTAAGAAGTTCGTTACTTGGGCAATGAAGGAAGGTAAGCCAGCAGCTGAAAAGCTCGGTTATATTCCTTTGCCGGAAGATGTCTCGGCCAAAGTCATCGAAGCAGTGGAAGCGGCAAAGTAA
- a CDS encoding RNA recognition motif domain-containing protein — protein sequence MTIYVGNLSFQATEEDVKEVFGDYGTVSRVSLPMDRETGRKRGFAFVDLSSDAEEDAAISELDGAEWMGRDLKVNKAKPRDPR from the coding sequence GTGACTATTTACGTCGGTAACTTGTCCTTTCAAGCCACTGAAGAGGACGTTAAAGAAGTTTTCGGAGACTATGGCACCGTCAGTCGGGTCAGTCTACCGATGGATCGCGAAACGGGTCGGAAGCGCGGATTTGCGTTCGTTGACCTGTCCAGTGATGCAGAGGAAGACGCCGCAATTTCCGAGCTTGATGGCGCGGAATGGATGGGCCGTGATCTGAAGGTCAACAAAGCGAAGCCGCGTGACCCGCGATAG
- a CDS encoding DUF937 domain-containing protein, whose product MSLFDAFMGAIDNPEQAASVNQLGSIVGTVQQLSGQNGIDPAMMQTVMSMVGGQVRSSLQEQRSTQGEPHVQNLIGQLSGATASSSALSSLFSPQIQQQLAQAVAQKTGLDANMIVGLLPMLVPLAMNFLQGGSMGGTQAAGAPQASAGNPLLNMFLDQDQDGDVDLGDAMNMASKFMQNR is encoded by the coding sequence ATGAGCCTTTTTGATGCATTTATGGGTGCGATCGACAATCCGGAGCAAGCCGCATCGGTTAATCAACTCGGGAGTATTGTCGGTACCGTCCAGCAGTTGAGTGGCCAAAATGGGATTGACCCCGCCATGATGCAAACGGTGATGTCGATGGTTGGTGGGCAAGTGCGTTCTTCCCTGCAGGAGCAACGCAGCACTCAGGGCGAACCCCATGTCCAAAACCTAATCGGGCAACTCAGTGGTGCGACGGCGAGTAGTTCGGCTTTATCGTCGCTATTCTCCCCGCAAATTCAGCAGCAGCTCGCCCAGGCCGTGGCTCAAAAAACGGGCCTCGATGCCAACATGATTGTGGGCTTACTCCCGATGTTAGTGCCCTTGGCGATGAACTTCTTGCAAGGTGGCTCAATGGGTGGAACGCAAGCAGCAGGAGCGCCCCAAGCCTCAGCGGGTAATCCGTTACTGAATATGTTCCTTGATCAAGACCAAGATGGTGATGTGGATCTGGGTGATGCGATGAATATGGCGTCGAAATTCATGCAGAACCGCTAG
- a CDS encoding YcjF family protein: MRIPRSITLILGVIVILVLMLWLTSSLLGLAQNLQGVSPILVNIVVALIIALLLLLLGAFVYYFVILPANAKKRQARRERPPVIPAEKTAAATENLKALRGQLDQIQDEVTRQALLNRSREIEQNLQLGGLTIAVFGTGSAGKSSLINALVGRMVGEVGATMGTTTVGATHKMQLEGVKRDILIADTPGILEAGDAGTEREKEARRLAAEADLLLFAIDGDLRQSEFKPLTDLIGIGKRSIIVLNKIDLLTEDDLNIILNSLRQKLQGYVNPQQDIIAVCANPQVVTLETGETVKPDPDIMPLIKHIAAVVRSEGDDLLADNILLQSQRLGDETRQLIDNQRRREAEKIVDRYQWIGAGVIAVTPLPIVDMLATAAVNAQMIVELGKVYGEEIDLSRGRELAMSLGKTLVSLGIVKGVLTLVTAFLEVSVVGLVLGRAIQGVSAAYLTRIAGKSFIEYFRQDQSWGDGGIAEVVQRQFELERKDEFMKAFIKDAIANVVKPLQMQAELVEPAETGIVPAEEPLPTPPEWAGQEIVRQPVDEIDEWQQ; encoded by the coding sequence ATGCGTATTCCCCGATCGATAACTCTGATTCTCGGCGTCATTGTGATTCTCGTGTTGATGCTCTGGCTCACGAGTTCACTCTTGGGACTGGCCCAGAATCTCCAAGGCGTTTCGCCAATTTTGGTGAATATCGTCGTGGCGCTGATCATTGCGCTGCTGCTGCTGCTGCTTGGGGCATTTGTTTATTACTTCGTCATCCTGCCGGCCAATGCCAAAAAACGCCAGGCCAGACGGGAACGGCCACCCGTCATTCCCGCGGAGAAAACCGCCGCGGCGACCGAGAACCTCAAAGCCCTACGGGGTCAGCTAGATCAAATCCAGGATGAAGTCACCCGCCAAGCCCTGCTGAATCGATCGCGGGAAATTGAACAGAATTTGCAGTTGGGGGGACTGACGATCGCGGTGTTCGGCACTGGATCAGCGGGCAAAAGTTCGCTGATCAATGCCCTAGTCGGTCGCATGGTCGGCGAAGTCGGTGCAACCATGGGCACCACCACCGTTGGTGCGACCCACAAAATGCAGCTCGAAGGGGTGAAGCGGGACATCTTAATTGCTGATACCCCCGGAATTTTGGAAGCGGGAGATGCTGGTACCGAACGGGAAAAGGAAGCCCGGCGGTTGGCAGCCGAAGCAGATTTACTGCTATTTGCGATCGACGGCGACCTACGCCAATCCGAATTTAAGCCCTTGACGGATCTAATCGGCATTGGCAAACGCTCGATCATCGTCCTGAATAAGATCGACTTACTCACAGAAGACGATCTAAATATCATCTTGAATAGCCTGCGCCAAAAACTTCAGGGTTACGTCAATCCCCAACAAGACATCATTGCCGTCTGCGCCAACCCACAAGTCGTCACCCTGGAAACCGGGGAAACCGTCAAACCCGATCCGGATATCATGCCGCTGATCAAACATATCGCCGCAGTGGTGCGATCGGAAGGTGATGATCTCCTAGCTGACAATATCCTGCTGCAATCCCAACGCTTAGGCGATGAAACCCGGCAACTGATCGATAATCAACGGCGGCGGGAAGCGGAAAAGATCGTCGATCGCTACCAATGGATCGGGGCGGGGGTAATCGCAGTCACGCCACTGCCGATCGTCGATATGCTGGCCACGGCGGCGGTGAATGCCCAAATGATCGTCGAGCTGGGTAAGGTGTACGGCGAAGAAATCGATCTCAGTCGGGGTCGGGAACTGGCGATGTCCTTGGGGAAAACCCTAGTCAGTCTAGGCATCGTCAAAGGGGTCTTAACCCTCGTCACAGCATTTTTGGAAGTCTCAGTGGTGGGTTTAGTCTTAGGCCGGGCGATTCAGGGTGTGAGTGCGGCTTATTTAACGCGGATTGCAGGCAAGAGCTTTATCGAATATTTCCGGCAGGATCAGAGCTGGGGCGACGGCGGCATTGCGGAAGTCGTGCAGCGGCAGTTTGAGTTAGAGCGCAAAGACGAGTTTATGAAAGCGTTTATCAAGGACGCGATCGCCAATGTCGTCAAGCCATTGCAGATGCAAGCGGAGTTGGTCGAGCCAGCAGAAACGGGCATTGTCCCAGCCGAAGAGCCGCTGCCAACCCCACCGGAGTGGGCCGGGCAGGAGATTGTGCGGCAGCCAGTCGATGAAATTGATGAGTGGCAGCAATAG
- a CDS encoding CHASE4 domain-containing protein, whose translation MTLRQRTLLIIGVAVVTLNAVLYLIASSLLLRNVQQAETEDTRKQLNGVVSVVNQSLAQFNRNFADWAIWDDAYEFVQNGDPKFIQSNLIEGQLKTNQINLIAFIQPSGRITFGTGFDLKTNQKTPVPADLLRRFVPSDRLLQHSTLKSSISGVVPLSDGIMMIISRPILTSDNRGPIRGSLVVGRYLDQAEVQKLSKITRLKLDIQPIATAPLPDRLESWRRRDREATAIQVMNADTIAGYALFQDIYGQPALVIRTESDRKIYRQGQNTLRFLAGSMLGTGIVFGIATLFLLERLILSRLAKLSSEVEAISQDNLSSRVSAVGNDELAQVAVGMNRMLANLEAYETSRQQAVKALKQSERKFRNLFENSQVGIFRVRMDDSVILDANQQFIAMIGYASSLVIGQTRTTELYVDPNDRDYAREQLSQFGELHNFEAQVRKQDGSIFWGLCSARLDRELGYVDGVIADISHRKTVETELRRTVEAAEAANRAKSVFLSNMSHELRTPLNVILGFSQLLLRSGSFNPQQTEYVDTINRGGEHLLTLINDVLEMSKIEAGRVTLTPIDLDLYKLLDWVHQMFKMKAQSKGLQLLLESDPDLPQFIYADESKLRQVLVNLVGNAVKFTENGAIALRVKPTATSPLTFLFEVEDTGPGIALADQANLFKPFVQTASGQQSQEGTGLGLAISQKFVDLMGGQIDVSSTVGMGTVFRFTIKTAIAISTAQRSAYTAPTVIGLAADQPTYRILIVEDKSENRQVLRELLTSVGFEVEEAVNGLEAIDCWERWQPHLIWMDIRMPVMDGYEATQRIKAASAARQTNAAQEPVDGDRDDCPEPIIIAITGSVFEEDRKVAINMGCSDFVRKPFQVEIIFEKMAKFLGVRYRYAAVESSAAVSEPVPPQPIGALTAADLQVMPTEWLHEVHQAASRANTKQLHKLIEQIPATHADLAASLIQLVNDFGFEEIVEVL comes from the coding sequence ATGACTTTACGCCAACGAACGCTCCTGATCATTGGTGTAGCGGTAGTCACTCTAAATGCAGTGCTTTACCTAATTGCCTCGAGTTTGTTGCTCAGAAATGTCCAACAGGCGGAGACAGAGGATACCCGTAAGCAGTTGAATGGTGTCGTTAGCGTGGTTAACCAATCGCTGGCGCAGTTCAACCGAAATTTTGCCGATTGGGCCATTTGGGATGACGCCTACGAGTTCGTTCAAAATGGTGATCCAAAATTTATTCAATCAAACTTAATTGAGGGGCAACTGAAGACGAATCAAATTAATTTAATTGCGTTTATTCAACCCTCGGGTCGCATTACTTTTGGGACTGGATTTGATTTAAAAACCAATCAGAAAACCCCCGTTCCCGCTGACTTGTTGCGGCGATTTGTTCCAAGTGATCGCCTGCTCCAACATTCCACACTCAAGAGTTCGATTTCTGGGGTGGTGCCGTTATCGGATGGGATCATGATGATTATTTCCCGACCGATTCTGACCAGTGATAATCGCGGTCCGATTCGCGGCAGCTTGGTGGTCGGGCGTTATCTGGACCAGGCAGAAGTTCAGAAGTTGTCCAAAATTACCCGCTTAAAACTGGACATCCAACCGATTGCGACGGCACCATTACCAGACCGTTTAGAATCTTGGCGCCGCCGGGATCGTGAGGCAACCGCAATCCAGGTGATGAATGCTGACACGATCGCGGGCTATGCCTTGTTTCAAGATATTTACGGTCAGCCGGCACTTGTAATCCGCACGGAGAGTGATCGGAAAATCTATCGCCAAGGCCAGAACACCCTGCGCTTTTTAGCCGGCTCCATGTTGGGTACGGGCATTGTGTTTGGCATTGCTACCTTGTTTTTGCTGGAGCGGCTGATCTTGTCGCGGCTGGCCAAACTCAGCAGTGAAGTTGAGGCAATTAGTCAGGACAATCTTTCCAGTCGTGTCTCGGCGGTGGGCAACGATGAACTGGCCCAGGTGGCAGTGGGCATGAATCGCATGTTGGCGAATTTAGAAGCCTATGAAACAAGCCGTCAGCAGGCTGTTAAGGCGCTGAAACAAAGTGAGCGAAAGTTTCGCAATCTGTTTGAGAATTCCCAGGTGGGCATCTTCCGCGTGCGTATGGACGATAGCGTGATTCTGGATGCCAATCAGCAGTTTATTGCGATGATTGGCTATGCTTCCAGCCTGGTGATTGGCCAAACCCGCACGACGGAATTGTATGTCGATCCGAACGATCGTGATTATGCGCGGGAGCAGTTGTCGCAGTTTGGTGAATTGCACAACTTTGAGGCGCAAGTGCGCAAACAAGATGGTTCGATCTTTTGGGGGTTATGTTCGGCCCGATTGGATCGAGAGTTGGGCTATGTGGATGGGGTGATTGCCGATATTAGTCATCGCAAAACCGTTGAAACGGAGCTGCGCCGCACTGTTGAAGCGGCCGAAGCAGCGAATCGGGCGAAGAGTGTCTTTCTTTCCAATATGAGCCATGAACTGCGGACGCCCTTAAATGTGATTCTGGGCTTCAGCCAATTGCTATTGCGGAGTGGTTCGTTCAATCCCCAACAAACCGAATATGTCGATACGATCAATCGCGGTGGTGAACATTTGCTGACATTGATTAATGATGTGCTGGAAATGTCCAAAATTGAAGCGGGTCGAGTGACGCTCACCCCGATCGATTTGGATTTGTATAAGCTGCTTGACTGGGTGCATCAAATGTTTAAGATGAAAGCGCAGTCCAAGGGCTTGCAACTGCTGCTGGAAAGCGATCCTGACTTGCCCCAATTTATTTATGCGGATGAAAGTAAGCTGCGGCAGGTGTTAGTCAATCTTGTGGGGAATGCGGTGAAGTTCACCGAAAATGGGGCGATCGCCTTGCGCGTGAAGCCGACGGCCACATCACCCCTGACGTTTTTATTTGAAGTCGAGGATACGGGGCCTGGAATTGCCCTTGCGGATCAAGCAAACTTATTCAAACCCTTTGTCCAGACGGCCAGTGGTCAACAGTCGCAGGAGGGCACGGGACTGGGTTTAGCCATCAGTCAAAAGTTTGTGGACTTAATGGGCGGCCAAATCGATGTCAGTAGCACGGTGGGTATGGGCACAGTCTTTCGCTTTACGATCAAAACGGCGATCGCCATCTCAACTGCCCAACGCTCAGCCTATACGGCGCCGACGGTGATTGGCTTAGCCGCGGATCAGCCCACCTACCGTATTTTGATTGTGGAGGACAAGTCAGAAAATCGCCAGGTTTTGCGAGAATTGCTGACTTCGGTCGGGTTTGAAGTTGAAGAAGCAGTGAATGGGTTGGAGGCAATTGATTGTTGGGAGCGTTGGCAACCGCATCTGATCTGGATGGATATTCGGATGCCGGTGATGGATGGTTATGAGGCAACACAACGAATTAAAGCGGCCAGTGCGGCGCGGCAGACGAATGCGGCACAAGAACCGGTGGATGGCGATCGCGATGATTGCCCCGAGCCGATCATTATTGCGATTACAGGCAGTGTGTTTGAAGAAGATCGCAAAGTGGCGATCAACATGGGCTGTAGTGATTTTGTGCGGAAGCCGTTTCAAGTCGAGATTATTTTTGAAAAGATGGCGAAATTCCTGGGTGTTCGATACCGCTATGCGGCAGTCGAGTCATCGGCAGCGGTCAGTGAGCCGGTTCCGCCTCAGCCGATCGGGGCGCTAACGGCGGCGGATCTGCAGGTCATGCCCACGGAATGGTTGCACGAGGTACATCAAGCGGCAAGTCGGGCTAATACGAAGCAGTTGCACAAGTTGATCGAACAAATCCCGGCGACTCATGCTGACTTGGCGGCATCGCTGATTCAACTTGTGAATGACTTTGGCTTCGAGGAAATTGTCGAGGTCCTATAA
- a CDS encoding ATP-binding response regulator yields MDMSPLPKGNILIVDDTPDNLRLLSAMLTDQAYDVRSVKSGSAALMVVKAEPPDLILLDINMAGMNGYEVCQHLKTDPNSAAIPIIFISALNEVFDKIKAFSVGGVDYISKPFQLEEVLVRVENQLSLHRLRQQLQDRNQQLQQTDAELRRLLQQAQGLNQRIEQLAAIAERNRIARDIHDSLGHALVALNMQMEMALDVWEESPTEAHTLLQEAKDLGSDALRSVRESVAAVRTDPLKGQALDTILTELTDSFQRTASTSVQCQLDIPASLSPAIGTAIYRVVQEGLTNIQKHAAATAVNLCVECTPDGLRMTLQDNGKGFTLDANRSGFGLQGMEERVVALGGHLQIVSQPQTGCQITALFSEVGRLSAI; encoded by the coding sequence ATGGATATGTCACCTCTCCCCAAAGGTAATATTCTAATTGTCGATGATACGCCGGATAATTTGCGCTTATTGTCCGCAATGCTGACCGATCAAGCCTACGATGTCCGCAGTGTCAAAAGTGGTTCAGCAGCACTTATGGTCGTGAAAGCCGAGCCACCCGATCTGATTTTACTCGACATTAATATGGCCGGGATGAATGGCTATGAAGTCTGCCAACATCTCAAAACTGACCCCAACAGTGCGGCAATTCCAATTATTTTTATTAGCGCCCTCAACGAAGTTTTTGACAAGATTAAAGCCTTCTCTGTTGGTGGCGTCGATTATATTAGCAAGCCCTTTCAGTTAGAAGAAGTATTAGTCCGAGTTGAGAACCAACTGAGTCTTCATCGTTTGCGCCAACAGCTACAAGATCGCAATCAGCAGCTCCAACAAACTGATGCGGAGCTGCGCCGTTTGCTGCAACAGGCACAAGGATTGAATCAACGGATTGAGCAACTCGCGGCCATTGCCGAACGCAACCGGATTGCCCGCGATATTCATGACTCGCTGGGCCATGCCCTCGTTGCTTTAAATATGCAAATGGAGATGGCCCTGGATGTCTGGGAGGAGTCGCCCACGGAAGCCCATACACTGCTACAGGAGGCGAAGGATTTAGGCTCAGATGCCCTGCGATCGGTGAGAGAATCCGTCGCCGCAGTCCGCACTGATCCACTCAAAGGTCAAGCACTCGACACAATATTGACTGAACTGACCGACAGTTTCCAGCGGACTGCCAGCACCTCGGTGCAATGCCAGCTAGATATTCCAGCCAGTCTATCGCCAGCCATTGGGACTGCGATCTATCGGGTGGTCCAGGAAGGCCTCACCAATATTCAGAAACATGCGGCGGCAACTGCCGTCAATCTTTGCGTCGAATGCACGCCGGACGGACTCCGCATGACACTACAAGATAACGGCAAAGGATTTACGCTTGATGCCAATCGCAGTGGCTTTGGACTACAAGGCATGGAAGAACGCGTGGTGGCGCTGGGTGGACATTTACAGATTGTCAGCCAACCGCAGACAGGCTGTCAGATTACCGCATTGTTTTCGGAAGTGGGGAGGTTAAGTGCAATATGA
- a CDS encoding response regulator transcription factor translates to MIRIVVVEDQEIVRRGLKTLLQRKPDFQIVGEAANGQAAIELVSTLGRDDQCPDVVLMDIQMPVMDGVAATQKICQQFPTIKVLMLTTFDDVPHITEAMRYGAKGYVLKDTPSKELAEIIRSIDRGYTQFSPGILEKMLTGMQPKTDENVDDNAEPSLPQAVPPQQPTAPAELPPGFTELTNREREVLCLITAGQSNKEIANQLCVTEGTARNHISRILSRLNVRDRTQAAIVASNFLDWLKSSDTSNSAN, encoded by the coding sequence ATGATCCGGATTGTAGTCGTCGAAGACCAAGAAATTGTCCGCCGAGGACTAAAAACTTTACTGCAACGCAAACCGGACTTTCAGATCGTCGGGGAAGCGGCCAATGGGCAAGCAGCGATCGAACTCGTCAGCACCCTGGGTCGGGATGACCAATGCCCAGATGTGGTCTTGATGGATATTCAAATGCCCGTGATGGATGGCGTCGCAGCGACTCAAAAAATTTGTCAGCAGTTTCCCACAATCAAAGTCTTGATGCTGACCACCTTTGACGATGTCCCTCACATTACTGAAGCCATGCGGTATGGCGCTAAGGGGTACGTCTTAAAAGACACACCATCGAAGGAACTGGCGGAAATCATTCGATCGATTGATCGGGGATACACCCAATTTAGTCCTGGTATCCTGGAGAAGATGCTCACAGGAATGCAACCGAAAACCGATGAAAACGTTGACGACAATGCTGAACCAAGCCTGCCGCAAGCGGTCCCGCCACAACAACCCACCGCACCAGCAGAACTCCCACCTGGATTCACGGAATTAACAAATCGCGAACGGGAAGTCCTATGCTTAATCACCGCAGGCCAAAGCAATAAAGAAATCGCCAACCAACTTTGCGTCACGGAAGGTACCGCACGCAATCATATTTCACGCATTCTCAGTCGATTGAATGTCCGCGATCGAACCCAAGCCGCGATCGTCGCCAGCAACTTTTTAGATTGGCTGAAAAGCTCTGATACCAGCAATTCAGCAAATTAA
- a CDS encoding DUF4278 domain-containing protein yields MKLLYRGASYTINNQSAQSPSAVDSSRQADVRLTYRGSSYERQPESVLVAATAKANVSTATLMYRGQTYDRRVPVSSSEPTMPTADITLAIAS; encoded by the coding sequence ATGAAATTGCTCTATCGTGGTGCCTCTTACACAATCAACAATCAGTCTGCCCAAAGCCCATCAGCGGTGGACAGTAGTCGCCAAGCTGACGTTCGCCTCACCTATCGTGGCAGCAGCTATGAACGTCAACCAGAATCGGTGTTAGTAGCGGCTACCGCTAAAGCAAATGTCTCAACTGCCACGCTGATGTATCGCGGCCAAACCTACGATCGCCGCGTACCCGTATCCAGCAGTGAGCCGACAATGCCGACCGCTGACATCACTTTGGCGATCGCATCCTAA